In one Musa acuminata AAA Group cultivar baxijiao chromosome BXJ2-5, Cavendish_Baxijiao_AAA, whole genome shotgun sequence genomic region, the following are encoded:
- the LOC103984371 gene encoding plant cysteine oxidase 2-like, which translates to MGPEIYVILQRQFECRPQETALPPLLCPWFPVHTKLYFLPSANTILPLGHHPPSPPCPFPSPLPFPPLWEAAPLQRIDCGQSLIFLSAFAAARAERFASSFVLTALAGLVEGFVDWSSFSASRTSVTRLEGKLAEQKKPEASAPAGKFASGKRLQAANKSRRKQKKPGQMPSVVQRLFETCKEVFAEGGDGIIPSLEDVNRLRSVLDNVGPSDVGLTQNMPYFQNSSSAGTLSVTYLHIYECHKFSIGIFCLPPSGVIPLHNHPGMTVFSKLLFGSMHIKSYDWVNVPQNSDEIVNSLHYQHPGLRLAKVKTDAIFTAPCKASVLYPEDGGDGKLAADEDEVYAWLEERKKPDDFLVVGARYSGPRIMER; encoded by the exons ATGGGGCCAGAGATATACGTCATTCTCCAAAGGCAGTTTGAGTGTCGCCCACAGGAAACTGCCCTCCCTCCTTTGCTTTGCCCATGGTTTCCCGTCCACACCAAGTTGTACTTTCTTCCTTCTGCCAATACGATCCTCCCTCTTGGACACCATCCACCTTCCCCTCCATGTCCATTCCCATCACCATTGCCATTTCCTCCTCTTTGGGAGGCAGCCCCACTTCAGCGAATTGACT GTGGTCAAAGCCTCATATTTTTATCCGCTTTTGCTGCGGCAAGAGCTGAGCGCTTTGCGAGTTCCTTCGTTCTCACTGCGTTGGCTGGTTTGGTGGAGGGGTTTGTGGATTGGTCTTCGTTCTCTGCTTCGAGAACTTCCGTGACGAGGCTGGAGGGGAAGCTGGCGGAGCAGAAGAAGCCGGAGGCGTCAGCGCCCGCCGGGAAATTCGCATCGGGGAAGAGGCTGCAGGCGGCCAACAAGAGCAGAAGGAAGCAGAAGAAGCCTGGGCAGATGCCGTCCGTCGTGCAGAGGCTGTTCGAGACGTGCAAGGAGGTCTTCGCGGAAGGAGGGGACGGGATCATCCCCTCGCTGGAGGATGTCAATCGTCTTCGGTCCGTTTTGG ATAATGTAGGCCCCTCAGATGTTGGCCTTACTCAGAATATGCCATATTTTCAAAACAGTTCATCTGCAGGAACTCTGTCGGTTACATACTTGCACATTTACGAGTGCCACAAGTTCTCG ATAGGCATCTTCTGTTTGCCTCCATCAGGTGTCATTCCTCTTCACAATCATCCAGGGATGACTGTGTTCAGCAAGCTTCTTTTCGGTTCCATGCACATCAAATCATATGATTGGGTTAATGTGCCTCAGAACTCTGATGAGATTGTCAATTCCTTGCACT ATCAACATCCAGGATTGCGATTGGCAAAGGTAAAGACTGATGCCATCTTTACAGCGCCTTGCAAGGCCTCTGTGCTTTATCCAGAAGATGGAG GAGATGGGAAGTTGGCAGCTGATGAGGATGAGGTGTATGCTTGGCTTGAAGAGAGGAAGAAACCTGATGACTTCTTAGTAGTTGGGGCAAGATATAGCGGCCCAAGAATTATGGAACGATGA